A window of the Branchiibius hedensis genome harbors these coding sequences:
- a CDS encoding beta-ketoacyl-ACP synthase III, translating into MQPKGTGQLVEPQGARHAAILGLGGYRPQRVIDNAEVCTWIDSSDQWIRERSGIVTRHWAAPDETVVDMSVPASVAALEQAGVRPEQVSAVIVATITHPFQTPAAAPLVADRLGCVDAAAFDISAACAGYCHAVAMAGDMVRGGSAEYVLVVGAEKLSSLVDPHDRGSAFIFGDGAGAALIGPSGSVGIGPTVWGSDGQQWDVIRQRESYWDIRDHSAASEDGLDPSTMSMAGPSVFRWAVWSMAPVAQQAIDKAGIRAEDLDAFIPHQANMRIIDAMIKQLHLPADIAVARDIAQTGNTSAASIPLAAERMLREGEAPHGGLALQIGFGAGLSYAAQVVVLP; encoded by the coding sequence ATGCAGCCCAAGGGAACTGGTCAACTCGTCGAGCCGCAGGGCGCCCGCCACGCGGCGATCCTCGGCCTCGGTGGATACCGGCCGCAGCGCGTCATCGACAACGCTGAGGTGTGCACCTGGATCGACTCCAGCGACCAGTGGATCCGGGAACGCTCGGGCATCGTGACCCGCCACTGGGCGGCCCCGGACGAGACGGTCGTCGACATGTCGGTGCCAGCGTCCGTCGCCGCCCTCGAGCAGGCCGGTGTCCGGCCCGAGCAGGTCAGCGCTGTCATCGTCGCGACGATCACCCACCCGTTCCAGACGCCCGCCGCCGCCCCGCTGGTCGCCGACCGCCTCGGCTGTGTGGACGCCGCCGCCTTCGACATCTCGGCCGCCTGTGCCGGCTACTGCCACGCCGTTGCGATGGCCGGGGACATGGTGCGCGGCGGCAGCGCGGAATACGTCCTGGTCGTCGGCGCCGAGAAGCTGTCCTCACTGGTCGACCCGCACGACCGAGGATCAGCGTTCATCTTCGGCGACGGCGCTGGAGCCGCGCTCATCGGACCCTCCGGGAGCGTCGGTATCGGACCCACCGTGTGGGGCTCGGACGGACAGCAGTGGGACGTGATCCGGCAGCGGGAGTCGTACTGGGACATCCGCGACCACAGCGCAGCGTCCGAGGACGGACTCGACCCGTCCACGATGAGCATGGCCGGACCCTCGGTCTTCCGCTGGGCGGTGTGGTCGATGGCTCCGGTCGCACAGCAGGCGATCGACAAGGCCGGCATCCGCGCCGAGGACCTGGACGCCTTCATCCCCCACCAGGCGAACATGCGGATCATCGACGCGATGATCAAACAACTGCACCTGCCCGCCGACATCGCGGTCGCCCGCGATATCGCCCAGACCGGCAACACCTCGGCAGCCTCGATACCCCTGGCCGCCGAGCGCATGCTGCGCGAAGGGGAGGCGCCGCACGGCGGCCTCGCCCTGCAGATCGGCTTCGGTGCCGGGTTGTCCTACGCGGCCCAGGTCGTCGTACTCCCCTGA
- a CDS encoding acyl carrier protein has product MALSDQEILAGLADIVNEETGVDTAQVQPEKSFTDDLDIDSLSMMTIVVNAEEKFGVRIPDDEVKNLNTVGDAISFIQQAQA; this is encoded by the coding sequence ATGGCGCTCAGCGACCAGGAAATCCTCGCCGGCCTTGCCGACATCGTGAACGAAGAGACCGGTGTCGACACCGCGCAGGTCCAGCCCGAGAAGTCCTTCACCGACGACCTCGACATCGACTCGCTGTCGATGATGACCATCGTGGTCAACGCCGAGGAGAAGTTCGGCGTGCGCATTCCCGACGACGAGGTCAAGAACCTCAACACCGTCGGCGACGCGATCTCCTTCATCCAGCAGGCTCAGGCCTGA
- a CDS encoding PucR family transcriptional regulator, producing MTITSNTREHTWRRLQGAAGAMATAAIQQMEAEHSWYRELSAEERSWVGMVAQAGIGGFIDWYRTNGTEPSSATDIFDPAPAELARTISLSHTLDLIRTSIGVVEDRVPLLADDADRVELREAVLIYSREIAFAAATVYAQAAEARGAWDARLEAHVIDAVLRAEADEALRSRVAALGWDEVHHVLVAVGRAPSGAHSAIVDGLRRDTRRADLDSLVSVQGRTLIAIIGGVTDPLAQLQPLTEHWAPGPIVLGPTVPHVFAAGRSARAALSGYGAAPAWPDAPRLCPADELLAERALHGDSHARRTLVDRVLRPLRDRDALRETALGFLAQPSLEATARALFVHANTVRYRLGQFAEATGYDLTDVREAFVVRIAFAFAAWDER from the coding sequence ATGACAATCACATCGAACACTCGGGAACACACCTGGCGCCGTCTGCAAGGGGCCGCCGGGGCGATGGCGACCGCCGCGATCCAGCAGATGGAGGCGGAGCACTCGTGGTATCGGGAGTTGTCCGCCGAGGAGCGCTCCTGGGTGGGCATGGTGGCCCAGGCCGGTATCGGTGGCTTCATCGACTGGTACCGCACCAACGGGACCGAGCCGTCTTCGGCCACCGACATCTTCGACCCGGCGCCGGCCGAGTTGGCGCGGACGATCAGCCTGAGCCACACGTTGGATCTGATCCGGACCAGCATCGGCGTCGTGGAGGACCGGGTCCCGCTGCTGGCCGACGACGCCGACCGCGTTGAGCTGCGCGAAGCAGTCCTGATCTATTCGCGGGAGATCGCGTTCGCGGCGGCGACCGTCTACGCCCAGGCTGCGGAGGCGCGCGGCGCCTGGGACGCCCGGCTGGAGGCGCACGTCATCGACGCCGTGTTGCGCGCAGAGGCCGATGAAGCGCTCCGCTCGCGGGTGGCCGCTCTCGGCTGGGATGAGGTGCACCACGTCCTGGTCGCGGTCGGCCGCGCACCCAGTGGTGCCCACAGTGCGATCGTGGACGGTCTGCGGCGCGATACCCGCCGGGCTGACCTCGACTCACTGGTGTCGGTGCAGGGCCGCACGCTGATCGCGATCATCGGCGGGGTCACCGACCCCCTCGCCCAGCTCCAGCCGTTGACCGAGCACTGGGCGCCCGGGCCGATCGTGCTCGGGCCGACCGTCCCGCACGTCTTCGCCGCCGGCCGCAGCGCCCGGGCCGCCCTGTCGGGCTACGGTGCTGCTCCCGCCTGGCCGGACGCACCGCGGCTGTGTCCGGCCGACGAATTGCTGGCCGAACGTGCCCTGCACGGCGACAGCCACGCCCGCCGCACCCTGGTGGATCGGGTGCTGCGCCCGCTGCGCGACCGAGACGCCCTTCGCGAAACCGCTCTCGGCTTCCTGGCCCAGCCCAGCCTGGAAGCCACCGCGCGAGCGCTCTTCGTGCACGCCAACACCGTGCGCTACCGCCTCGGACAGTTCGCCGAGGCCACCGGTTACGACCTCACCGATGTGCGGGAGGCCTTCGTGGTCCGGATCGCGTTTGCCTTCGCCGCCTGGGACGAGCGCTGA
- the fabF gene encoding beta-ketoacyl-ACP synthase II yields the protein MPSTQRIVVTGLGATTPIGETAPATWDALLAGVSGARTLTQDWVAQYELPVTFAASLKQDPAERLAKVETRRLDPFAQYAMIASREAWQDAGSPDVEPERLAVAIGTGIGGVHSLLAQYDVLKEKGPRRVYPLTVPMLMPNAASGSVSLDLGARAGAHTTVSACASGAEAMGYAADMIREGRADVVVAGGAEAAIHALPLAGFASMQALSTRNDDPAHASRPYDTDRDGFVMGEGAAVIVLEKYEHAVARGARIYAEFASVGMSADAHHITAPEPEGAGASRAMFEAVELAGLTPADIHHINAHATSTPVGDVAEVAAIRRAFGSAADSMPVTATKSMTGHLLGAAGALETLITIQSIYHRLIPATTNIENLDPAVDLDVVRGDHRKLPDTTAALNNSFGFGGHNVASVLRSVS from the coding sequence ATGCCCTCGACGCAGCGCATCGTTGTCACGGGGCTCGGCGCGACCACCCCGATCGGGGAGACCGCGCCCGCGACCTGGGATGCGCTGCTGGCGGGGGTCAGCGGCGCACGGACTCTCACCCAGGACTGGGTGGCACAGTACGAGTTGCCGGTGACCTTCGCCGCGTCGTTGAAGCAGGACCCGGCCGAGCGGCTGGCGAAGGTGGAGACGCGGCGGCTGGACCCGTTCGCGCAGTACGCCATGATCGCCTCGCGCGAAGCCTGGCAGGACGCGGGCAGCCCCGATGTCGAACCCGAGCGGCTGGCCGTCGCCATCGGTACCGGGATCGGCGGCGTGCACAGCCTGCTGGCCCAGTACGACGTGCTGAAGGAGAAGGGGCCGCGCCGGGTCTACCCGTTGACGGTTCCGATGCTGATGCCGAATGCGGCCTCCGGCAGCGTTTCGCTCGATCTCGGAGCCCGCGCCGGCGCCCACACCACGGTGTCGGCCTGCGCCTCCGGTGCCGAGGCGATGGGTTACGCGGCGGACATGATCCGCGAGGGTCGGGCCGACGTCGTCGTCGCTGGTGGCGCCGAGGCCGCGATCCACGCTCTTCCGCTGGCGGGCTTCGCTTCCATGCAAGCCCTGTCGACCCGCAACGACGACCCTGCCCACGCGTCACGTCCCTATGACACCGACCGCGACGGATTCGTGATGGGCGAGGGTGCGGCGGTGATCGTGCTGGAGAAGTACGAGCACGCGGTCGCCCGGGGCGCCCGGATCTACGCCGAGTTCGCCTCGGTCGGGATGTCCGCGGACGCGCATCACATCACGGCTCCGGAACCTGAGGGTGCCGGTGCGTCCCGCGCGATGTTCGAGGCGGTTGAGTTGGCGGGTCTGACCCCCGCCGACATCCACCACATCAACGCGCACGCCACCTCGACTCCCGTCGGTGACGTCGCTGAGGTGGCGGCGATCCGACGCGCGTTCGGCAGCGCCGCCGATTCGATGCCCGTGACCGCGACCAAGTCGATGACCGGCCACCTGCTCGGCGCCGCGGGAGCCCTGGAGACCCTCATCACCATCCAGAGCATCTATCACCGGCTCATCCCTGCCACCACCAACATCGAAAACCTCGACCCTGCAGTCGATCTCGACGTTGTCCGTGGCGACCACCGGAAGTTGCCCGACACCACGGCCGCGCTGAACAACTCGTTCGGGTTCGGCGGTCACAACGTGGCGTCCGTCCTCAGGAGTGTCTCGTGA
- a CDS encoding ACP S-malonyltransferase: MLAIVCPGQGAQTPGFLAPWLELPGFRDRLGWLGAVADVDLVEHGISSDADTIRDTAVAQPLIVGAGLVAALALFEHPSDGFRVTGVGAGHSVGEITALAAAGVLTAEQAMVFVRERGRAMAAASAVTPTGMSAVVGGDPEQVDAAIEAAGLTAANRNGAGQVVAAGTLDQLAALPQHLPAKVRVVPLSVAGAFHTQHMAPAVEHLARYARAISTHDARVPVVSNKDGHVVHDSRDLLRRLVQQVSSPVRWDLTMRTMTEMGVTGLIEIPPAGTLAGLAKRGMPGVETLALKTPDDLEAAHRMVREHGEPRSSFDPAWRLIVAPAKGIVEYAELQTGANVRAGAVVATVSTPRSSTPVTAPHGGTVIERLAEEGDPVSPGQVLLRLHPETSEL; this comes from the coding sequence GTGCTTGCGATTGTCTGCCCCGGCCAGGGTGCGCAAACCCCCGGCTTCCTTGCTCCCTGGTTGGAACTGCCCGGCTTCCGGGACCGGTTGGGCTGGCTGGGTGCCGTCGCCGATGTCGACCTGGTCGAACACGGCATCTCCTCCGATGCGGACACCATCCGCGACACGGCCGTCGCGCAGCCGCTGATCGTCGGCGCAGGGTTGGTTGCCGCGCTCGCCCTGTTCGAGCATCCCTCCGACGGATTCCGGGTCACCGGGGTCGGTGCCGGCCACTCGGTCGGGGAGATCACCGCCCTGGCCGCGGCCGGCGTACTCACCGCCGAGCAGGCGATGGTCTTCGTTCGCGAACGTGGCCGGGCCATGGCGGCTGCCTCCGCCGTCACCCCCACCGGTATGAGCGCCGTCGTCGGCGGCGACCCCGAGCAGGTGGACGCCGCGATCGAGGCCGCCGGCCTGACCGCGGCCAACCGCAACGGCGCCGGCCAGGTCGTGGCCGCCGGCACGCTCGACCAACTCGCCGCGCTGCCCCAGCACCTGCCCGCCAAGGTCCGGGTGGTGCCGTTGAGCGTGGCCGGAGCGTTCCACACCCAGCACATGGCGCCGGCCGTCGAGCACCTCGCCCGCTACGCGCGCGCCATCTCCACCCACGATGCGCGCGTCCCCGTGGTGAGCAACAAGGACGGCCACGTCGTCCACGACAGCCGCGACCTGCTGCGTCGCCTCGTCCAGCAGGTCAGCAGCCCGGTGCGCTGGGACCTCACGATGCGCACGATGACCGAGATGGGCGTCACCGGCCTGATCGAGATCCCGCCGGCCGGCACCCTCGCCGGGCTGGCCAAGCGCGGCATGCCCGGTGTGGAGACCCTCGCCCTGAAGACCCCCGACGACCTGGAGGCAGCGCACCGAATGGTGCGTGAGCACGGTGAACCGCGTAGCAGCTTCGATCCGGCGTGGCGGCTGATCGTCGCTCCCGCCAAGGGCATCGTCGAGTACGCCGAACTGCAGACCGGCGCGAACGTCCGGGCTGGCGCCGTCGTGGCAACTGTCTCGACCCCCCGCTCCTCGACCCCGGTCACCGCCCCGCACGGTGGCACGGTCATCGAACGGCTCGCAGAAGAAGGCGACCCGGTGTCCCCCGGTCAGGTGTTGCTCCGACTGCACCCCGAAACGAGCGAACTGTGA